From Ailuropoda melanoleuca isolate Jingjing chromosome 8, ASM200744v2, whole genome shotgun sequence, a single genomic window includes:
- the LOC100469954 gene encoding ubiquilin-3, whose protein sequence is MAKSGEALPQGSPAPIQDPHLIKVTVKTPKDKEDFSVTDTCTIQQLKEEISERFKAHPDQLVLIFAGKILKDPDSLAQCGVRDGLTVHLVIKMQCRTMGTERPAARAPSPGSFPQPSSIYPADGPPTFSLGVLTGLNGLGLTSGSFSDQPSSLMWQHVSVSEFVAQIIDDPFIQGLLSNTGLMHQLVLDNPHMQQLVQHNPEIGHILNNPEIMRQTLEFLRNPAMMQEMMRSQDRALSNLESIPGGYNVLRTMYTDIMDPMLNAVQEQFGGNPFAAATTANATSSSSQPSRTENCDPLPNPWASTYRGSGGRRGRRPGDQDVSETRNRVPNILGNISLYDYLQQLHENPQSLGTYLQRTASTLNPSQEPPPPGNRMPPTSSSSQECESGPPLPKESAAIKGKSSCPSFLRCPSESSTGQDGGQGGAGNGSAGHSTDMPDLVLGLGRSANRAPFVPLPPSRMAATPGMPEHAWLPPPAYPRSLRPTGMSQVPPLQDEMRRPLPLLLHFQAAVANPRAMHALLQIEQGLQILAIEAPRLLLWLMPCLAGLGSMAGGTEPRGGALMPEDPPPAPAPEDPPAQASVELGLHSTPFLQLLQALAGANPQQPQPETHFRAQLEQLRAMGFLNPEANLQALIATGGDVDAAVEQLRQA, encoded by the coding sequence ATGGCCAAAAGCGGAGAGGCCCTGCCACAGGGCAGCCCAGCACCGATCCAGGATCCCCACCTCATCAAGGTGACAGTGAAGACACCCAAGGACAAGGAGGATTTCTCAGTGACAGACACTTGCACCATCCAGCAGCTGAAGGAAGAGATATCCGAGCGCTTTAAGGCCCACCCTGATCAGCTGGTCCTAATCTTTGCTGGCAAAATCCTCAAGGACCCTGACTCACTGGCACAGTGTGGAGTGCGAGATGGCCTCACTGTCCACCTGGTCATCAAGATGCAATGCCGCACCATGGGCACTGAGCGTCCGGCTGCCCGAGCCCCCAGCCCTGGATCATTCCCTCAACCAAGCTCCATTTACCCAGCAGACGGGCCACCCACCTTTAGTTTAGGTGTTCTCACAGGCCTCAACGGGCTGGGCCTGACCTCTGGTAGTTTCTCTGACCAGCCAAGCTCACTGATGTGGCAGCATGTCTCTGTGTCTGAGTTTGTGGCTCAGATCATTGATGACCCTTTCATCCAGGGTCTGCTGTCCAACACAGGCCTAATGCACCAGCTGGTTCTTGACAACCCCCACATGCAGCAGCTGGTCCAGCACAACCCCGAGATCGGGCATATTCTcaacaaccctgaaatcatgcgGCAGACGCTGGAGTTTCTACGCAACCCAGCCATGATGCAAGAGATGATGCGTAGCCAGGACCGGGCGCTCAGTAACCTGGAGAGCATCCCTGGTGGCTACAATGTGCTTCGTACCATGTACACAGACATTATGGACCCGATGCTTAATGCAGTACAGGAGCAGTTTGGTGGCAATCCCTTTGCTGCTGCCACTACTGCTAatgccaccagcagcagcagccaacCTTCGAGGACAGAGAACTGTgaccctctccccaacccctgggCTTCCACATATAGAGGCTCAGGAGGCAGGCGAGGCAGGCGTCCCGGGGACCAGGATGTATCTGAAACTAGAAACAGGGTTCCCAACATTCTGGGCAATATAAGTCTCTATGACTATCTTCAGCAATTACATGAGAACCCCCAGTCCCTGGGAACCTATCTGCAACGGACTGCATCCACCCTCAATCCAAGCCaagaaccaccaccaccaggaaATCGAATGCCCCCAACTTCGTCCTCCTCCCAGGAATGTGAGTCAGGCCCGCCTCTCCCCAAAGAGTCGGCAGCCATCAAGGGAAAGTCCTCTTGCCCATCATTCCTGAGATGCCCCTCAGAGAGCAGTACTGGACAAGACGGAGGCCAAGGTGGTGCAGGGAATGGCTCCGCTGGCCACAGCACTGACATGCCTGACCTTGTCTTAGGGCTGGGGCGTTCTGCCAACAGGGCGCCATTTGTCCCTTTGCCGCCGTCCCGCATGGCAGCTACCCCCGGAATGCCTGAGCATGCCTGGCTGCCCCCACCAGCTTATCCAAGATCTCTGAGGCCTACCGGCATGAGCCAGGTCCCACCGTTGCAGGATGAGATGCGCCGGCCGCTGCCCCTGCTACTGCACTTTCAGGCCGCCGTGGCCAACCCTCGCGCCATGCACGCCCTGCTACAGATTGAACAGGGTCTGCAGATCCTGGCTATCGAAGCACCACGCCTCCTCCTCTGGCTCATGCCTTGCCTAGCAGGGCTGGGAAGCATGGCAGGCGGTACAGAGCCTAGAGGGGGCGCCCTTATGCCCGAGgatccccctccagccccagctcctgagGATCCCCCAGCGCAGGCCTCTGTGGAGCTGGGCCTCCACTCCACCCCTTTCCTCCAGCTGTTGCAAGCTCTAGCTGGCGCCAACCCCCAGCAGCCGCAGCCCGAGACTCACTTCCGGGCGCAGCTAGAGCAGCTGCGGGCAATGGGCTTTCTGAACCCCGAAGCCAATCTCCAGGCCCTCATAGCCACGGGGGGTGACGTGGATGCTGCTGTGGAGCAGCTGAGGCAGGCGTAG
- the LOC100478509 gene encoding ubiquilin-3, which yields MARAREEAGDSRLVSGREPSSCIIRVSVKTPQDCQEFMLAENSSVHHFKKQISKRLHCDTNRLVLIFTGKILRDQDILSQRGILDGTTVHLVVRTRLKGTLPGPGTLSGRTGHCTHLSEPSTSESAGMLARLGRLARSSPDLADFLGQLAQLLVAAPESVVQLLESPAVQGLANEKPADASHAPESSRLVQKPESALKALETLQNPARQQELLQADKRELEALKAVPGGDNAVRPVCSDIQQLLLFTPAPLGASKGHNPGSELCKEEASPHVNTDPTAIPTALAPARPLVQKVRAGEVTQARCVASNQANPGYGTGMPDVNSGQDLLSQESQQPAGRVTVASQLRPSPSALRRASHVLQQNPTRLHQLATGSPLRHRMPLLPILSNPRALQALIQIEKGLQILSKEVPGLGPCLWGPGRPHGIREPPETRGGGQGQRADSVQPTLAVLQLLHALANACSQPTQSSSSSSLLTEGCYQQDLEHLKVMGFANCNANLQALVATGGDIHAAIERLLGVPEARAPPADAHSAPPHGEGGRGRGGEGK from the coding sequence ATGGCTCGGGCTAGGGAAGAAGCAGGGGACAGCAGGCTGGTGTCTGGTAGGGAGCCGTCATCATGCATCATCAGAGTGTCTGTCAAGACCCCACAGGACTGCCAGGAATTTATGCTGGCGGAAAATAGCAGCGTCCACCACTTTAAGAAACAGATCTCCAAACGCCTTCACTGTGACACCAACCGTTTGGTGCTCATCTTCACTGGAAAGATCCTCCGGGATCAAGACATCCTGAGCCAGCGTGGCATCCTTGATGGCACTACGGTCCACTTGGTGGTGAGGACCCGTCTGAAAGGAACTCTGCCTGGTCCCGGAACCCTGTCAGGCCGCACTGGCCACTGCACGCATCTTTCTGAACCCTCCACCTCGGAGAGTGCCGGGATGCTGGCCAGGCTGGGCCGGCTGGCCCGGAGCTCACCTGATCTGGCTGACTTTCTCGGCCAGCTGGCTCAACTCCTAGTGGCCGCACCTGAGTCAGTGGTGCAGCTCTTGGAGAGCCCTGCGGTTCAAGGCCTGGCAAATGAGAAACCAGCCGATGCCAGCCACGCTCCCGAATCCTCAAGGCTAGTACAGAAACCTGAGTCAGCTCTTAAGGCTCTGGAAACCTTGCAGAACCCGGCCCGGCAACAGGAGCTCCTGCAGGCCGATAAGCGGGAGCTGGAGGCATTGAAGGCAGTGCCAGGTGGTGACAATGCTGTGCGTCCAGTCTGCTCTGATATCCAGCAGCTCTTGCTCTTCACTCCGGCCCCGCTGGGTGCCTCCAAAGGCCACAACCCAGGTTCAGAGCTTTGCAAAGAGGAGGCCAGCCCTCACGTCAACACTGACCCTACCGCCATCCCCACAGCCTTGGCACCAGCCAGGCCATTGGTGCAGAAGGTCAGGGCAGGAGAAGTTACCCAGGCCAGGTGTGTGGCCTCCAATCAGGCCAATCCAGGATATGGGACTGGCATGCCAGATGTAAACTCAGGCCAGGATCTCCTCTCCCAGGAGAGCCAGCAGCCTGCAGGGAGAGTCACTGTAGCCAGTCAGCTGAGACCCTCGCCCTCTGCCTTGCGTAGGGCATCGCACGTCCTGCAACAGAATCCAACTCGGCTACACCAGCTGGCAACCGGAAGCCCCCTGCGACATCGTATGCCGCTACTTCCCATCCTGAGCAACCCACGAGCCCTGCAGGCATTGATACAGATAGAAAAGGGCCTGCAGATACTGTCCAAGGAGGTGCCTGGGCTGGGACCTTGTTTATGGGGTCCAGGTAGGCCACATGGGATTAGAGAACCCCCGGAAAccaggggtggagggcagggtcagagagcagactctgtgcagccCACCTTGGCTGTTCTTCAGCTTCTCCATGCACTGGCCAATGCCTGCTCCCAGCCCACACAATCCTCGTCATCCTCATCCCTCCTCACTGAAGGCTGCTACCAGCAAGACCTGGAGCATCTGAAGGTTATGGGGTTTGCTAACTGTAATGCCAATCTGCAGGCCCTTGTGGCCACGGGAGGAGACATTCACGCTGCCATTGAGAGGCTGCTGGGGGTACCAGAGGCCCGGGCCCCTCCAGCTGATGCCCACAGCGCACCACCtcatggagagggagggagaggaaggggaggggaggggaagtag
- the LOC105240629 gene encoding LOW QUALITY PROTEIN: fibronectin type III domain-containing protein 10 (The sequence of the model RefSeq protein was modified relative to this genomic sequence to represent the inferred CDS: inserted 1 base in 1 codon; deleted 1 base in 1 codon): CQAPGCAAHASAGHSLRASVLRNRSVLLQWRLAPAEARRVRALALNCSWRGAYTRFPCERVLLGASCRDYLLPDVHDGVRCRLCLRPLPLCAEPAQCVEFAAESPAXREIVVAMTAVGGSICVMLVVICLLMAYITENLMHQAFGRPGLRRQP, translated from the exons TGCCAGGCGCCCGGCTGCGCGGCGCACGCCTCGGCCGGCCACTCGCTGCGCGCCAGCGTCCTGCGCAACCGCAGCGTACTGCTGCAGTGGCGCCTGGCGCCGGCCGAGGCGCGCCGCGTGCGCGCCTTAGCGCTC AACTGCTCGTGGCGCGGCGCCTACACGCGTTTCCCGTGCGAGCGCGTGCTGCTCGGCGCCTCCTGCCGCGACTACCTGCTGCCAGACGTGCACGACGGCGTGCGCTGCCGCCTGTGCCTGCGGCCGCTGCCCCTGTGCGCCGAGCCCGCCCAGTGTGTGGAGTTCGCTGCCGAGTCCCCGG GGCGGGAGATCGTGGTGGCCATGACGGCGGTGGGCGGCTCCATCTGCGTCATGCTGGTGGTCATCTGCCTGCTCATGGCGTACATCACCGAGAACCTCATGCACCAGGCTTTCGGGCGCCCTGGCCTGCGCAGGCAGCCTTGA